The stretch of DNA CCGGTTTGTAGTAGAGGTCTGTCGCACCGCCGTCCCACGCGAGCATCGAGTGCTTGATCCACTCCTCGTCGTTGCGGTCCTGATACCCCTCGCGCCAGTGTGCGCCCCGGAATTCGGTGCGGGCGAGCGCCGAGAGGGTGATGGCCTCGGCGAGGTCGATCAGGTTTCTGGTCTCGATGGTGTGCTGGAGATCGGTGTTGAACGTGCGCGAGGGGTCGTCGACGTAGACATCGTCGTAGGCCTCCCGCGCCGCGCGGATGTCTCGGAGGGCCTGTTTCAGGCCTTCTTCGTTCCGGAAGACGTTGACGTTCTCGGTCATCGCCTCCTGGAGATCGGCACGGATCGCGGCGTGCTGGCGACCCTCGTCTTTCTCCATCAGGTGCTCGATGCGTGCTTGCTCGGCTTCCAGCGCACGCTCGACGGTCTCGTCGACTCCGACCAGCGCTGCGCCCCCATCGGTCGCGGTCGACTCTCCGTCGTCCGACGCTCGACCGCCGTCGGCAGCGACGTCGTCGGGTGAATCGAGCGCACCGGGCGACACCGGGCTGTCGTACTCGGCGTGCTCGATGCTTGCGGAGGGGCCGGTCTCGATCTCGGCGGGCTCCATCTCCTTGCCCGCGGCGTGGCGACCCGCGCGTGCCCCGAAGATGATGAGTTCGGGGAGTGCGTTCCCGCCCAGCCGGTTCGAGCCGTGGACCGAGACGCAGGCGCACTCGCCGGCGGCGTAGAGTCCCGAAATACAGGTTTCGCCGTTCTCGGAGACCTCGATCCCGCCCATCTCGTAGTGCTGGCCCGGTTTGACCGGCATCGGCTCTTCGAGCGGGTTGACGCCCTCGAAATCCTCCGCGAGGTGGATGATGTTTTCGAGCCGGTCGGTGATGCGCTCCTCGCCGAGGTGGCGCATGTCGAGCATCACGTGATCGTCGTCGAACCCGCGGCCCTCGTTGATCTCGGTGAGTTCGGCACGGGCCACGACATCTCGCGAGGCGAGCTCCCCGTCGTTGTTCGCGTACCCACTCTCGAACATGAACCGCTCGCCCTCTTCGTTGTAGAGGATGCCACCCTCGCCACGGACGCCCTCGGTGATCAGGACCCCGGTGGAGGGCAGCGTGGTGGGGTGGAACTGGACGAACTCCATGTCTTCGAGGGGGACGCCCGCTCGGTAGGCCATCGCCTGGCCGTCGCCGGTGTTCGCGACCGCGTTGGTGGTGTGGTCGTAGACCTGGCCCGGCCCGCCGGTCGCGAGGATCACGCCGTTCCGAGCTTTGAACCCCTCGACTTCCCCAGTTTGAACGTCGTAGGCGATCGCGCCGTGGCAGTTTCGGTCCTCGGGGTCGTCGTGGTCGGTGACGGCGAGCTGGGTGACGTACCACTCGTCGTAGACCTGAATGCCTCGTTTGACGACCTGCTCGTACATCGTGTGCAGCAGGTGATGGCCCGTCTCCGCGCCGGCGTAGGTCGTCCGCGGGAACGAAAGCCCGCCGAACGGACGCTGGCTCATCCGGCCGTCGTCCTCGCGTGAGAATGCCATTCCCCAGTGTTCGAGCTGGATGACCTCGCTCGGGCTCTGTTGACAGAGGGTCTCGATCGCCGGGGCGTCCCCGAGGTAGTCCGAGCCCTTCATCGTGTCGTAGGCGTGGTCTTCCCACGAGTCGCCGTCCCGAAGCGCAGCATTGATCCCGCCTTCGGCGGCCCCGGTGTGGCTCCGCACGGGGTGGAGTTTCGAGACGAGCGCGACGTCCGCGCCCTCCTCGTGTGCCGCGATCGCCGCGCGAAGGCCGGCACCGCCCGCGCCGACCACGATGACGTCGTGTTCGTGCATCTCTTGGTCGCGGTTCGACCTACCGAGACTTGAGGCTGTTCATGCCCGGCGTAGGGTTCCGGGTTTTCGACGGACGCCTTCAGGCCGAATACGGATTTGTGTTAGTGTTCAGCCGTTGCACGCCATCGATGCTATCGAATCCATCGTCAAACGAGTAGATGTACGAAATGTCGGTTTCACGTGCGTACGCGACGAGTATCGCATCCACGAGTGAGAGATGAGCGTACCCTTCATACACGCCGAGACCTGTGGTCCAGACCTCGTTGGTCGATCGTCGGATCTCGAATCCGGTGCTCTCACGAACCATCGAGAGGGCCTCGGTCGTCTCCTCGTGAGCGAGTTCCTGCGTGAGCGCGTTCATCGTCTCCGCGAGCACGAAATCGAGCACGACGCAAACCGGGAGATCGCGAGCGTCCGCTGCTGTCACGATCGAGAGGCCCTCTCGCCGAGGAACTGGTCGCGTTGCTGAAACGTACCATAGAGCACGTTAGTATCCACGAGCGCGTGCTGGGCCACGCTACGCCTCGTCGCCGGCGTTGTACTCGCCAGCGGAATCGAGGCCTGTGCGGTCGTGATCGAGCGTTTCGCTTTCGCCGTCGAAGCCCTCGAACTCCGCGAACACGCCCGCCCGCTGCCGGACGACTTCGACCGAAAGTTCGCCGTCGCGCCACCGCCAGCGGACCCTGTCACCGTCCTCGATGTCGGCCCGATCGCGGATCGCCGCCGGGATCGACGCCTGATTGCCGGAGATCGCGCTTTCGCCGATCGTCTCAGTTGTCTCGTCTGATTCGTTCATGACTGAGCGACGGTTTGAAACCTTATAAGGCCACACTAAATCTAACACTAAGATAGGCTCCCTTCTGGTGCTGGCGAAGTACGGCGAACTGGCTGGTTGCGGTGCGGAGCGGTAGTAGCAGTTTCACTTACACCGTGGTATCATGTGACTTATACCGGCAAATGTTGTATCTATATTCGTGTCCGTAAGATGGTGTAACCGAGAGCTTGCACATCGACAAGGGGGCGGGAGGTGAGTTCGAGATGGCATCAATCAAATCACAGATGCGACGGGAAATGAAGAAACAGGAGCGGCGACAAATCCGAGAGTACAAGAAGCAACTCCGGAAGCAAGGCGTTCCATCCAAAGAACGGAGTCGCCTCGTTCGGGAGTTCAAGAAAGAGCTCCGAAAGCAACGGCGCAACGTACTCAGGAACGTCTGAGTGGCTTTCTCGTTCAGACTGAGGTAACCGTAACGACTGAAATAGTACCGGAGGGTAGGTGCCAGCAGTCCTACCGCGAGCGAACCCCGAGGGGGTGAGCGAGCGGCCGTTTTTAGTTCAGCTTTTTGCGAGGACACCGGACGAAGTATTCAAGTGGGTTACCAGAACTTCAGGTTATCCTTGACCGCTTCGCGCTTCATCTCCTGGATGTGCTCCGTGAGGGGGATGTCCTTCGGGCAGACATCGGTACACGAGAACTGGGTCTGACACCGCCAGACGCCGTGCTCCTGTTCGAGGATGTCCATCCGGTGTTGTTTCATCTCTTCTTCCTCGCGCTCGTCCATCGCGAAGCGGTAGGCCTTGTTGATCGCTGCCGGGCCGAGATACTGGTTGTCGCCCGCCGCGATGTTACACGAGGACTGACACGCGCCACACCAGATACACCGCGTGCTCATCTTGATCTTCTCGCGGTTCTCCCGACTCTGGCGCTGTTCCTCGCCATCCGGGGTGTCGCCCTGGAAGTACGGCTCAACCGCCTCCATCTGGTCGTAGAAGTGCTCCATGTCGACCACGAGGTCCTTTTCGACTTCCTGGTGGGGCAATGGCTCGACCCGCACCGGAGTGTCGAGGTCCCCGACCTGGGTCTGACATCCCAGTCGCTGTGAGCCGTTGATGAACAGGGCGTCCGAACCACAGACTGCCTGGCGACACGAGTGCCGGAAGGTGAGCGAGGAGTCGTAGTGATCGCGCGCGTACATCAGCGCGTCGAGCACCGTCATCCCCTGCTCGAAGGGGATCTGGAAGTCGTCGAACCGCGGCTCTCGCTTGGCCTCGACCTCCGGATCGTACCGGAACACCTTGAGGGTTATTCGATCCTCGTCTTCGCCCGCGGCCGCCTCGGCACGCTCCTGACGCTCGGCCTCGTCGGCGCGTTTGCGTTCGAGCCGCCGATCCTGGGCGGTCTCCTCGGTGGGTTCGGTTTCGGGCTCGGTCTCGCTTTCGGTCTCTTGTTGCGGGATTTGCGTGCTCATTGTGGGTTAGAAACTCACGTCCATGCCGGTCATCGCCAGCGCGACACGGATGCCTTGGACGACGAGGAGGACGCTCGCGGTGACGAGCACCGCCGCCACGGCTTTTTTCTGGGTGCCGCCGAGGCCCTGGTTCACGAGGGCGTTGTAGACGCCGTTGACGCCGTGGAACGTTGCGGTCACGAGGAAGAGCACCATCGTGGCGAAGTAGCCGACCTGGCTCATCCGCGCGGTCGTCCCGGCGAGGGTGATCTCGTAGGCGTGGTTCACGAAGTGCAGCAGCATGAAGTGGAAGGCGAGCACCACGATCAGGAACGCCGCGGTCACGCGCTGGGCGAACCACCGCCAGCCGCGCCGGTCGAACGAGGAGTAGCGTTCGGCCATCTAAAAGGCCCCCGTGAGGAACGTCGGAACGCTTGCGATGGCGATCGCGCCAGTGATGACGAGCGATGCGTAGAAGCTCTTGTCCTGGGATTCGAGGCCCACACCGAGATCCACGAACAGCAGCCGGATCCCGTTGAGGATGTGAAAGACCGCGACCGCGAGCAGGCCGACTTCGAGAATGCGAACGAGCAGGAGTGCTTCGAGTCCCCCGAGCGTCTGGTTGTACACCGATGCGCCCGAAATCGCCGTGCTCAGGACTGCGATGTGGGTGAACAGGTAGCCGATCAGCACCCAGCCGGTGAACTTGTGAAATATCCACGCCCACATCCCGGCCGAGAACTCCCGCCACCGACCGAAGTCCTCGACGAGACCCCGCTCGTACGACTGACTCATGTATCGGAGCGTAGGACCGATCCGGTATAGTCGTTACGTACCCGGACGCACGTGCCGTCGTCGGATCGACGCTTCTCTCTGCTGGGTGGACTGTTCGGGCCGTCAGCCGGCGCGGTTCTCCTGACTCGACTGCTCGCGCTCCAGCGCGCGCCGGGTCGAGGCGTCGAGTTCGACGAGATGACACACCGGGTTGCCTGGATACACGAGCGGGTTCTCGAGCACGCCGACCAGCAGTCCCGTGAACGGCGCTGTCACGGTTTCGCTTGCGGTCTTGAACGGATCGGTGATCGTACAGACCGATTCGCCCTCCCGGACGAGGTCGCCGCCGTCGTAGTGCATATCGACGAGTCCCCCGACGTCGGCCCGGAGCCACGTCTTTTCGGACGCGCCGTCGATGACGGTGCGCCAACCGGGCCACCGGACCGCGTCCGTCCGCCGCAGCCCGAACTCCGCGAACACACTCTCGACGCCCGCGAGCGCGCGGTCAATCAGCTCGCGCTGGAACCGGTGGGCCTCGCCCATCTCGATCGTGACCGTGGACGTCCCCCGCTCGGACGCCTCGCGTCGCAGGGTCCCTTCCGGACCAGCCCCGTCGATCACGACGTTCGAACCGAACGCCTTCGCCACCCGCTCGACGCCCTCCGTTTCGGTGTCGGCTCGGACGTGGAGCATGTTGGTCCGGCCCCGGGTCGAGGTGTGGAAATCCAGCCCGAAATCGCCCGGTTCGACGAAGTTCCCGAAGATCCGATTCGCCATCCGGCGGGCGCTGGTTCCGGTCTCGTTTCCGGGAAAGGATCGATTGAGGTCGCGGTCGTAGATCGGGAGATACCGCTGCTGGGCGAGGAAGCCAGGGACGTTCAACACCGGGAGACAGATCAACGTCCCGTGGAGATCGGTGTGATCCCACTCGTGGGCCACGGTTCTGACGACCTCGATGCCGTTGAGCTCGTCGCCGTGGGCCGCCGCAGTGAGGACCGCGGTCGGTCCCGGCTCCGCCCCGTTGACCACGGTGACCGGAATCCGGACCGGATCGCCCATGTAGGTCTCGCTGATACCGTATCTGACGTTCTGGGTTTCGCCAGGCGCGACCTTCCCGCCGTCGTACGTGAAGGCCCCCTCGTGACTCATCACCCCCGTTCGGCAAGCCGAGAATAAAACCCTCGCGTCCCCGCCGGGGATTCGCGAGTCGTTCGTCATATACAAGCGCCACAGCTTTGTCCCGAGCCATCGACCGAACGCCATGACGAACGCCGACGACCCAGTCCGGGTGGGAGTGTTGAGCCTCCACAACAGCAAGGAGACGAAGGCCATCCTGAACGCGGTCGAGGACCTCGGACACACGCCGGTGTGGCTCCGGCGGGAGAACACCGCGGTTTCGATCCGCGACAGTGAGGTCGGCGTCGAGCCCGAAGTCGACGTGGTCGCGAACCGACTCCTGCTCTCGAACACCGAGGAGCCCGCCGAGGGCTTAGGATTGGCGGCGACGTTCGAACGCATCCGCCCGATGCTCAACCGTCCGGGACCGACCCTCACCGCGATCCACAAGTTCGCGACCGCCGCACGACTCGCCGACTGGAACGTGAGAGTGCCGGACGCGCTGCTCGCGCTCTCGAACGATCGGCTAAATCGTGGCCGCGAGCAGTTCGGCGACGTCGGGGTGTACAAGACCGCGATCGGCACCCACGGCGGCGGGACGTGGAAAGTCGATCTCGACGAGCCCGTGAACCCCAAAGTCGGTAATCGTCAGGCGTTCCTTCAGGAACTCATCGAGCGCGACGCGACCGAACACCGCGACCTCCGGGTGTACGTCGTCGACGACCGGATGGTCGGCGCGATGCACCGGTACGCACCCGAGGGCGACTGGCGAACCAACGTCGCGCTCGGTGGGGCAGTCGAGAACGTCACCGACGAAATTCCCGACGAGGCCAGAGAAACCGCGCTCTACGCCGCCGACGTGATGGATCTCGATTACGTGGGCGTCGATCTCATCGAAGGAACGGATGGCTGGCACGTCCTCGAAATGAACCCGACGGCGGGATTCAAGGGGCTCTACGAGGCCACGGGGAAGAGTCCCGCACCCTACATCGCGAAGCTCGCTATCGAGCGGGTCGGCGGAGAGGTCGACGACGACCGTGTGGCGGAGATCTCGACGACGCTCGACGACTCCACACCGTCCAGTATGCCCCGTCCCGAGCGGCCCGCACCCGGCCAGACCCCGCTGATCGGCTACATCGAGGACGTGGTAGTGAGCGGCACCAGCGGCTCGCGGTCGACGCTCGCCAAATCCGACACCGGTGCGACCCGGACCAGTATCGATACCTCGCTCGCGGCCGAGATCGGTGCTGGCCCGATCAAGAGCATGACCCGCGTCAGGTCGGGAAGTTCGAAATCCGGGAAGGCACGGCCGGTCGTCGACCTCGTGGTAGGAATCGGCGGCACCCAGCACACCGTGACCGCAAGCGTCGAGGACCGGAGCCACATGAGCTACCCGCTCCTGCTGGGTCGGGACATCCTCCAACACTACCAGGTCGACGTCAGGCGGCGCGCCGACAGCGACGATGACCCAAGAGAGGAGGCGGAGCGTCTCGAAGAGTAGTGCCACCGCTCCTTCCGATGAAGCTGACGTCAGCAACTGGCGAGACTGTGTCGAAGCAATGGGATCGTCGAGGGTCGCTGCACCGCAGAAAGCGACGCAAACGCAGGAGGGGACGGACAGACGATCATCGCACCTCCCACGTCCCGACTGGGTGGTGGCGGGTCAGCCGGGATGTGTTCGTTTGATTGTCGGAGTAAAAAACCTATCGGCCGATCAGGATTCGTAGTGTGCCCAGAGGTAGCGAGTGGCGATCGATCGGTACGGTCGCCACCGTTCGGCGAGTTCGTGCATCTCCTCGCGGGTCATCTCACCGTACAGGGATTCGATTCCGCGGCGCACCGCGAGATCGCCGATCGGGAACACGTCCTCTCGGCCGAGGACGAAGATCAGATACATCCGGCCGGTCCACGCCCCGATACCACGGATTTCGGTGAGGTGGTCGATCACCGCCTCGTCGCTCTCGTCCGCGAGGCCCGCTCGGGTGAGATCGCGTTCCTGAAACGCCCGCGCCGCGTTTCTGACGTACTCGGTCTTCGCCTCGCCGAGACCGGCGTCTCGGAGGGCTTCTTCGTCGGCTTCCAGCACCGTTTCGGGGGTGACCTCCTCCAGCAGATCGAACACGCGCTCGCGTACGGCGGCCGCCGAGGCCGTCGAAATCGATTGGTTGATGATGGTGACCACGAGTCGCCGGAATTCGTTGTCGGCGGGTTCGAGTTCGAGCGGTCCGTGCTCGTCGATCAACTCGGCCATCACCGGATCCTCCCTGAGTTCGTCCATACCGATCCCTCGTCCGCGGTGCGTTTGACGATGGCGTTGTTCGTCGATCTGGGTCTGTCCCGAGCGGCGTCGGCCAACGAAACAGCGCCGGGCGCACTCGTGTGCGCCTCGCTCACCGTCGCAGTTTTCCGTTCGTCACCTCACAGCAGTCCGGCAACGACGAGCAGCGCGAGCGAGACGACGCTCGCGACGAGAAACCACGGCCGCGCCGCCGTCGCCGCGGTCGCGGCCGACGACCCGGAGGACGGATTGAGCCGACGAAATCCGACGACCAGTACGATCGCGAGGACGAGCCACAGCCCCACCATCGACAGGACGAGATGGCCACGCCCTGTCGACGTGAGCGACTCGGCGGTGTACAGCGTGCCGGCGAGGTGCCCACCCGAGAACAGCAAGAGGAGCACCGAGGCGATCGTGAGATACCCGAATCGCCGGGTGATGAGCGAGACTGCCTTCTCGCCGAGCAGCTCCCGGCGCGCTGCGGGGACCACCATCCCGGCGATCACGAGCGTACCACCGGTCCAGAGGGCAGCAAAGACGGTGTGGACGGTCATGACTGCATCGAGCACCGTCGTCATCGGTGATCGCCCGTCTCGGACTGTACTTTCGTCATATCACCGCCGGTCGCCCGACGTGACGTCGTGGCATCGGTTCCGACGGCGGTCACGGCCCGTTCTCGTGGTTCGTCCCGAGCACCTCCGTGTCTCATCGCCGGTGGGTTGGAGGCTGGCACGTAAACACCGATCGAGTAGCGACGAGCACACCCGCGACGAGGAACGGTGGGGTTAGAACCCTTTGCCGAGGAGTTCGCGCGCGATCACGTTCTTCTGGATCTCGCTCGTACCCTCGTAGATCTGGGTGATCTTGGCGTCCCGGTAGAACCGTTCGACATCGAAGTCGTCGACGTAGCCCGACCCACCGTGAATCTGGACGGCCTCGTCGGCGACGTCGACCGCGACCTTCGAGGCGAACTCCTTCGCCATCGAGGCGAGCGTGGTGAGCTGCTCGTCGGTGTTTTCGACGCTCCACGCCGACTTGTAGGTGAGCTGGCGGGCGGCCTCGGTCGTGGTGTGCATGTCGGCGAGCTTGTGCTGAATCGCCTGGAAATCGCCGATCGGCCGACCGAACTGCTCGCGCTCCTGGGCATAATCGAGTGCCCGCTCCAGTGCGCCCTTGGCGATGCCGACGCCCTGGGCGGCCACCCCAGTCCGGGTCTCGTCGAAGAACTGCATCTGCTGGAGGAAGCCCGCGCCGCGAGTACCCAGAAGGTTCTCTTCGGGGACGCGAACCCCGTCGAGGAGGAGTTCGGCGGTGTCCGATGCCCGAATCCCGAGCTTGCCGGTGATCTTCTCGGCGGTGAACCCGTCCCGATCAGCCTCGACGATGATCTGGCTGAAACCATTATAACGGCCCTCGGCGTCGGGATCGGTCTTACAGAGCACGACGAAGAAATCGCCGACCGAGCCGTTCGTAATCCACATCTTGTTGCCGTCGATCACCCACTCGTCGCCCTCCTTCTCCGCGCGGGTCGAGACCGAGGAGACGTCCGAGCCGGTGTCGGGTTCGGAGATCGCTGCGCCCATGATCGCCTCGCCGTTCGCGAGCGGCCGCAGGTACTCCTCTTTCTGCTCGTCGGTGCCGAACTCCCGGATCGCCTCGCTGCCGAACCCGGTGCTCGACACACAGAGGCCGATCCCTGGATCGACCGCGAACAGCTCCTCGATGACGAGAGCGGTTTCGAGGGTGGAGTAGCCCGCGCCGCCGTACTCGACCGGGATGCTCGCGCCGAGCATCCCCATCTCGGCGGCGGTCTCGATCAGGTCGT from Halococcus salifodinae DSM 8989 encodes:
- a CDS encoding FAD-binding protein; amino-acid sequence: MHEHDVIVVGAGGAGLRAAIAAHEEGADVALVSKLHPVRSHTGAAEGGINAALRDGDSWEDHAYDTMKGSDYLGDAPAIETLCQQSPSEVIQLEHWGMAFSREDDGRMSQRPFGGLSFPRTTYAGAETGHHLLHTMYEQVVKRGIQVYDEWYVTQLAVTDHDDPEDRNCHGAIAYDVQTGEVEGFKARNGVILATGGPGQVYDHTTNAVANTGDGQAMAYRAGVPLEDMEFVQFHPTTLPSTGVLITEGVRGEGGILYNEEGERFMFESGYANNDGELASRDVVARAELTEINEGRGFDDDHVMLDMRHLGEERITDRLENIIHLAEDFEGVNPLEEPMPVKPGQHYEMGGIEVSENGETCISGLYAAGECACVSVHGSNRLGGNALPELIIFGARAGRHAAGKEMEPAEIETGPSASIEHAEYDSPVSPGALDSPDDVAADGGRASDDGESTATDGGAALVGVDETVERALEAEQARIEHLMEKDEGRQHAAIRADLQEAMTENVNVFRNEEGLKQALRDIRAAREAYDDVYVDDPSRTFNTDLQHTIETRNLIDLAEAITLSALARTEFRGAHWREGYQDRNDEEWIKHSMLAWDGGATDLYYKPVILEGEDKEYEPKVRSY
- a CDS encoding type II toxin-antitoxin system VapC family toxin, whose translation is MTAADARDLPVCVVLDFVLAETMNALTQELAHEETTEALSMVRESTGFEIRRSTNEVWTTGLGVYEGYAHLSLVDAILVAYARETDISYIYSFDDGFDSIDGVQRLNTNTNPYSA
- a CDS encoding AbrB/MazE/SpoVT family DNA-binding domain-containing protein, which gives rise to MNESDETTETIGESAISGNQASIPAAIRDRADIEDGDRVRWRWRDGELSVEVVRQRAGVFAEFEGFDGESETLDHDRTGLDSAGEYNAGDEA
- a CDS encoding succinate dehydrogenase/fumarate reductase iron-sulfur subunit is translated as MSTQIPQQETESETEPETEPTEETAQDRRLERKRADEAERQERAEAAAGEDEDRITLKVFRYDPEVEAKREPRFDDFQIPFEQGMTVLDALMYARDHYDSSLTFRHSCRQAVCGSDALFINGSQRLGCQTQVGDLDTPVRVEPLPHQEVEKDLVVDMEHFYDQMEAVEPYFQGDTPDGEEQRQSRENREKIKMSTRCIWCGACQSSCNIAAGDNQYLGPAAINKAYRFAMDEREEEEMKQHRMDILEQEHGVWRCQTQFSCTDVCPKDIPLTEHIQEMKREAVKDNLKFW
- a CDS encoding succinate dehydrogenase hydrophobic membrane anchor subunit, yielding MAERYSSFDRRGWRWFAQRVTAAFLIVVLAFHFMLLHFVNHAYEITLAGTTARMSQVGYFATMVLFLVTATFHGVNGVYNALVNQGLGGTQKKAVAAVLVTASVLLVVQGIRVALAMTGMDVSF
- the sdhC gene encoding succinate dehydrogenase, cytochrome b556 subunit — protein: MSQSYERGLVEDFGRWREFSAGMWAWIFHKFTGWVLIGYLFTHIAVLSTAISGASVYNQTLGGLEALLLVRILEVGLLAVAVFHILNGIRLLFVDLGVGLESQDKSFYASLVITGAIAIASVPTFLTGAF
- a CDS encoding succinylglutamate desuccinylase/aspartoacylase family protein, whose product is MSHEGAFTYDGGKVAPGETQNVRYGISETYMGDPVRIPVTVVNGAEPGPTAVLTAAAHGDELNGIEVVRTVAHEWDHTDLHGTLICLPVLNVPGFLAQQRYLPIYDRDLNRSFPGNETGTSARRMANRIFGNFVEPGDFGLDFHTSTRGRTNMLHVRADTETEGVERVAKAFGSNVVIDGAGPEGTLRREASERGTSTVTIEMGEAHRFQRELIDRALAGVESVFAEFGLRRTDAVRWPGWRTVIDGASEKTWLRADVGGLVDMHYDGGDLVREGESVCTITDPFKTASETVTAPFTGLLVGVLENPLVYPGNPVCHLVELDASTRRALEREQSSQENRAG
- a CDS encoding putative ATP-dependent zinc protease, with protein sequence MTNADDPVRVGVLSLHNSKETKAILNAVEDLGHTPVWLRRENTAVSIRDSEVGVEPEVDVVANRLLLSNTEEPAEGLGLAATFERIRPMLNRPGPTLTAIHKFATAARLADWNVRVPDALLALSNDRLNRGREQFGDVGVYKTAIGTHGGGTWKVDLDEPVNPKVGNRQAFLQELIERDATEHRDLRVYVVDDRMVGAMHRYAPEGDWRTNVALGGAVENVTDEIPDEARETALYAADVMDLDYVGVDLIEGTDGWHVLEMNPTAGFKGLYEATGKSPAPYIAKLAIERVGGEVDDDRVAEISTTLDDSTPSSMPRPERPAPGQTPLIGYIEDVVVSGTSGSRSTLAKSDTGATRTSIDTSLAAEIGAGPIKSMTRVRSGSSKSGKARPVVDLVVGIGGTQHTVTASVEDRSHMSYPLLLGRDILQHYQVDVRRRADSDDDPREEAERLEE
- a CDS encoding DNA-3-methyladenine glycosylase family protein, whose protein sequence is MDELREDPVMAELIDEHGPLELEPADNEFRRLVVTIINQSISTASAAAVRERVFDLLEEVTPETVLEADEEALRDAGLGEAKTEYVRNAARAFQERDLTRAGLADESDEAVIDHLTEIRGIGAWTGRMYLIFVLGREDVFPIGDLAVRRGIESLYGEMTREEMHELAERWRPYRSIATRYLWAHYES
- a CDS encoding CopD family protein, with product MTTVLDAVMTVHTVFAALWTGGTLVIAGMVVPAARRELLGEKAVSLITRRFGYLTIASVLLLLFSGGHLAGTLYTAESLTSTGRGHLVLSMVGLWLVLAIVLVVGFRRLNPSSGSSAATAATAARPWFLVASVVSLALLVVAGLL
- a CDS encoding acyl-CoA dehydrogenase family protein: MDYALSEEQRQIRDEVRRFAENEIAPIAGEYDREEKYPHDLIETAAEMGMLGASIPVEYGGAGYSTLETALVIEELFAVDPGIGLCVSSTGFGSEAIREFGTDEQKEEYLRPLANGEAIMGAAISEPDTGSDVSSVSTRAEKEGDEWVIDGNKMWITNGSVGDFFVVLCKTDPDAEGRYNGFSQIIVEADRDGFTAEKITGKLGIRASDTAELLLDGVRVPEENLLGTRGAGFLQQMQFFDETRTGVAAQGVGIAKGALERALDYAQEREQFGRPIGDFQAIQHKLADMHTTTEAARQLTYKSAWSVENTDEQLTTLASMAKEFASKVAVDVADEAVQIHGGSGYVDDFDVERFYRDAKITQIYEGTSEIQKNVIARELLGKGF